tgacgaaaagagattagttcacttctcctgtcccacgtaatccgcttcaaactccaagccgcgactcccagctccaaatccgatGATATCAAATGGATGATAAAGTCTTTAGTCCTCTTGTTGCTTAGTTTAGCTTTTTAAATCCACAATGGTCCAGTAGGAAgctaaaatgctaacatgctaatgtgGTTGAAGCAGAGACGTTAACACGCCACCGTGCTACCGCTAACCTCTAGGAGGAGAAGACGGTGGTGTTTGAGGTCGGAGCCCGCTTGCGAGTGTTCGCAGGCCCCAAGCTCCTGAACATGGACGCGTTGTACACGCGCCTGCAGAGCAGCAAAGCTCTGCGAGACTTCTTCACCTTCACCAACCTTCGCCTCAGACTCCTGCGACCGGCCCTCGGCGGCACCTACGTCCAGAGAGACAACCTGCTCAAGTACTTCTACGCCATATCCAACATTGACGTACCTGCCAGGTACACATCTGCTCAGTTGTCATTCGCTTGACACCGCTTGTCCGTGCCGACAAAAAAAGCGATTGGATTGCATTTACCACTTTTTGTGAATTAGCGCGGCACGTCAAGCATCTATtggcttaaccctcgtagtccaccgtttgcgataaatgcaaaattatgtctttgaatcaaaggcaaaagcattcggaaaaaaacgagagagctgaaacatatgggggggttctaaaatggccgaaatttcatgacgtcaccggctgataattctcaggcattgcagcaataataaaaaaggttttgatgccgtaatcttcacaatttacatattttgcaccatagagacctattataattcatatttttgaatgcatcgtaaacctaatgtgtaaacatgcatttcacgcgatttttacgtcaatcgctttgttttcgcttggacagacgtatgcatgccacattgttgggttgaggtcattccaattgtgcaacttttaggtggcgccagaggatcgcaaatgagtttacACGTccagtcgggattgttagtaggtcTTGGTTGGGAcccccagacacatttttttttttccttttgcaaaaaataaagaataaaataatctataatatatatgtatggatagcacagatgcctctgaacattttgagtgtttgaaaaaaaaaaagaatgtttgtataacacaacatatatcatttccaaaattgtaaaacgcgtaagttagggtttttttttgtttcgaaggacctaatGGTTAAGGAAAGCATGTATGTGCGTGTACGTTGCAGGTGTAAATGTAACCTGCACGCATCTCGTTGCGCACTGCGCGACGCCACGCTGATGTGCGACTGCGAACACAACACAAGTGGACAAGACTGCCAACTCTGCGGTGCCGCCTTCGATTCCCGTAAATGGATGCCGGGAAGCTTCCTGCCGCTGCCCAGTGGCACCGCCAATGCTTGTATGTCGCACggaatacaaacacacacacagatcacgTACATAGAGTTGATCATAATTTGTTTCTGTTGATTTTATATTGGATTTCTATTGATAGGAACGTTTGCTTTTTAGGTGAAGTATCAGAAACATTGACTAGTAAGTATTGATCTAtctatccctccatccatccatctctctgcatgtgtgtgtgtgcctttcatctgttttattcattcattcatcttccgagccgcttgatcctcactagggtcgcggggggtgctggagcccatcccaaccgtctccgggcagtaggcgggggacaccctgaatcggttgccagccaatcgcagggcacacagagacgaacaaccattcgcactcacactcacacctagggacaatttagagtgttcaatcagcctgttacgcatgtttttggaatgtgggaggaaaccggagcacccggagaaaacccacgcaggcccggggagaacatgcaaactccacaatctCAATCTCCAACATGCAGACATCACTTTACTGACCTGATGTTTGAGGTCCTGGAAGTGATTTCAGTAGCACATGTGACATTCTTAGGCGATCCAGCTCACGCATGAGATCCTGAGGGAGGTTGCAGGTTATGTGAGAGGTTCTAATGGAGGTCCCAGGTCATGGAAGAAGGAGTTGAGTTTGGTCTAGTTCGAACGGAAACACTTTTATTTGACTAAATTTAGCAACTTCACACAATCGATTCGATTGTGGTTCAGTGTACTTTGtagtctttttgtgtgtgtgtgtgtgtgtgtgtgtgtgtgagggtgtgtgCATGGGTAGTTGTAGAAGAGCAAAAAGGACTAAAAAGCCGTAAATGTTCTTCTCTGACAGCGGCCGATGACTCTGACAGAAGTTCTTCTTCAACACGTGGAATCACTGACACTTATTCGACTTCCAGTCTTGACTCTTCCACTCGTATTTCtaattttgtgacttttgacACTCGGACTGACATCGGTAGAACTTGGACTAGTTCAACTCCTGCAACAATCACTGCTTTGGACACGACTGATACTTTCTGGACTTCTGCGACAGATCCTTCTACTTTTAGTCCTTGGAGTTTTGACACTTCTATTGACAGCAGTAATTGGTGGATTACTTCCACTCTTACAAGTTTGACATCAGTGGAAACAACCGATGCTTTGTCTCCTACAACTGCTGACTCGCCTTTGAGCTCCTCTTGGACTGCAGGCGGTTCTGCCGTTGACATTTCTGGCTCTTACCGCTTTACTACTGACGGCTCAGCAACTGACGACTCGATGTCTGACAGCTTGATGGTTTCCAGTTCGACAACAGACAGTTCTACAACTGCCGTTCTGACTTTTGTAACAGACGACAAAAATGTGAAGTCTTCTTCGACTGTTGCGGACTCTACGAGTCCAAAGGGGAAAAGCGGTGATTTGGCATCAGCGGGGGTTGAACGTTTTTCACCAGTGGTTCCTGCTCTGAACACCTCAGGTGTCGGTCCGTCCTTAGATGTTAGTGGTCCAACGGTACCAAGTGTCACCAGGACGACCTCAAATATCATCACTGACTCTCAGGTGTTTATTTCTGACCCAGTAACTCCGCCCCCTGACAAGACAGACTTTGTCCCCTTGTGGTCATCCACCAGCGGCTTCTCAACTCCAAGCTCAAGTTCCTGGATGGCAGAAGTAATTCCCCCCAATGGCACGTTCCTCTCTGGAGATAACCCGCCTCCTCAGATTTCATCTGCTGGTGGAGATCCTGCATTAAAACCGAGAATGTCTAATGGCTCCCCTCCCGATGACCTGCTCCCTATTCAAGCTTCTGATGGACTTCTCCCCGGTGTTGCTCCTGAAAATGTAACCTCCGCTCCCAATGGACTTCTTCCCGCCAGACCTTCTGATCTACCCTCCTCTGATGTACCTCCTCTGGAAAAAAGGCTACTTGAGATACCAAGCCCTGATGCAACCTCTCTTGATGTCCCACCAGAAACAGAGTCCATCAAGATAAATGATCCACCTGATGATGTATCACCATCCGAGCGACCGCAATCTCCACGTGAAGATGGAACTCCCCTTGAACAAGGCAGTCTGGATCAAATTGCATCGTCTGACAGGTCACCTCCAGACACACCTTTCCCTGGGGAAGCTCCTGTGGATAGAGCACCAACCGATGGAGCACGGCCCTTTCCCCCAAATTCAGCTTCTGGTGCAACTTCTGATGCATTTCCTCCTGACAGCCCTACTCCAAAATTACCTCCTCCTGTGGGTGAACCTTCTTCTGAAGTACTGCCTCCTGGTGCTCCTCCTGCACAAGCTGGAGAAGTTGCACAGGACAAACAGTCAACTGCATCAGATTGGTCAGAGCCTATTGGGAACTTGGCCCCAGTGGACTTCACTTTCCCCTTTCCAGAAGATCAGGATTCCACTGGACAAGTAACAGAAGATTCCAGTCTAGATTCTGTTGAGCCAGATCTCACTGGATCTCAAACCCCTCCTGGAACAGAAGACTTGAGTCCAGATTCTGGATTGGATTCAGTAGATCAAGAATCCACTGGACCTGGAACTCCCCCTGGAACAGAAGATTCAAGTCCAGATTCTGGATTGGATTCAGTAGATCAATTATCCAGTGGACCTGGAATTGAAGATTTTAATCCCAATTCGGGATTGGATTTAATTGACCAGGATTCCATTGGACCTGGAACACCACCTGGAACAGAAGATTACAATACAAACTCTAGATTGAGTTTTGTTGATCAGGACTCGACTGGTCCTGTAACAACTCTTGAAACAAAAAGTTTCAATCCGGATTCCGGGTCAGAAGCAGGTGAGGGTCGTTCGGATTCCTCACCAAGCCAGACGGGAGATGAAAGTCCTCAGGATCCGGATGCAGAATCTTCTGATTCTCGCACCCAAATTCCTGAACAGGAGTCAAGACCCGATTTTCCTAAAGGAGTTGAGAAACCAAGAGAGGATGCTTCTTTGGTGACCAAGAAGGAAGAACAAGAGTCAGACAAATGGAGGAAAGAGGAGAAAACCACTGAAAAAGGTGACCGTTAGCTGGCTAGCttcaatagatagatagatagatagatagagatagatagatagatagatagatagatagatagatagatagatagatagatagatagatagatagatagacagatagatcgTTGAATTGAATTTGTGGTAATGTGAAAGAAGCAGTTGAACAGtttctttgattgacagctgtggAGCCCATAGATGAAGGTTTGAAGGAACAAGACAAGAAAGAAGAGAACGCAAAGAATGTGTTTgaagagaagaaagaagaaaaggagacgaaggaggagggaaaagagttgaaacaaaagaaagaggaaaaaggcTATGAGAAAAAAGGTAACAAAGGAGCATGGTGCCGgttttaacattagcattagcaaccaGAATATTCCTGACGCGTTGCCACAGTTGCACATatttcgttcttttttttttgcccgtgaAGTGACTCAGAAGATTTTGATTCCCGGCGGTGGGACGGGCAGCCAACTTTCCAAAATTGCCTATGTCACCTTCCAGGGTAAGATAGCCCCGATGCTGCTCGTCGCGCCATAAAATTAACCTCGAGCTCCTGCCCTTCCACCATTAGACCCTTCTCCAGTGGCTCTGACTCCTCCCACATTTAAACAACCCCTCATTGGTCAGGCTCACCCTGTGATTGTCATGTGATCTGTCAACGTTAATCAGCTGCTAGCATGTACACATTCACCACACGCATGCTAGCATACgcttctgttgtgtgtgtgtgtgtgtgtgtgtgtgtgtgtgtgtgtgtgtgtgtgtgtgtttgtgtgcgtcagAGTGCGAGTGTAATGGCCACTCGAACCGCTGCAGCTTCATGGACTTCCTGAACGTGGTGACGTGCGTCAGCTGCAAACACAACACCAGAGGTCACCGCTGCCAACACTGCCGTCTCGGTTACTATCGGAACGACAACCTGCCGCTCGATCACCAGGACGTTTGTGTGGGTCAGTCAGTGCCcactcgcacccccccccccacacacacacacacagtagaaaAATAACACATGATGCAAAGTGGGGACAAAAAGTGTGTAGCAGCCAGGCTCCAGACTTGAAAAGATTACCAAGTGGAGTCCAGGTGCACCATGTTGCAATCTTCCCCACTCACCACGCCACCTAGGGGACGTTGTGGATATGCAAGTGGCCAAAACTGAACAAGCCACGGAAATAGGTTGAGGGTGGCGACCTGTTACCTGCCGCTCGATCACCAGGACGTTTGTGTGGGTCAGTGAGTGcccactcgccccccccccccacacacatagtAGAAAAATAACACATGCAAAGTGGGGACAAAAAGTGTGTAGCAGCCAGGCTCCAGACTTGAAAAGATTACCAAGTGGAGTCCAGGTGCACCATGTTACAATCTTCCCCACTCACCACGCCACCTAGAGGACATTGTGGATATGCAAGTGGCCAAAACTGAACAAGCCACGGAAATAGATTGAGGGTGGCGACCTGTTACCTGCCGCTCGATCACCAGGACGTTTGTGTGGGTCAGTCAGTGcccactcgcccccccccccccacacacagtaGAAAAATAACACATGCAAAGTGGGGACAAAAAGTGTGTAGCAGCCAGGCTCCAGACTTGAAAAGATTAACAAGTGGAGTCCAGGTGCACCATGTTACAATCTTCCCCACTCACCACGCCACCTAGAGGACGTTGTGGATATGCAAGTGGCCAAAACTGAACAAGCCACGGAAATAGGTTGAGGGTGGCGACCTGTTTTCTTTATCTACACACAGAACTCTGTGCTTAGGAAAAATTAttccagcaacaacaacaacaaaaaaaaaacaggaaacacaAAACAGAACTTACAGAGAGATCCTGACAGTGTTGTTGTCGTATTTCTGCATGTGTCAGAGTGCGATTGCGATGTGGCGGGCAGCCGGTCTCGACACTGCGCCGCCTCGGGGGCCTGTCAGTGCTGGGAGGGCACCACCGGGAGGCGTTGTGACCAATGCCTGCCGGGATACACGCGGAGAGAAGGCAGTAGCGGCTGCAAAGGTATGTGTGGCGCGCGGGGGCGCAGGGCCCGATGATTGACGATAGGTGGATGAGTAACCGGCATCACTGTCATCCAGCCAACGTGTGCGACGAAGCGACGCCTTGTCAGAATGGCGGCACGTGTGTGGATTTCCTGCGCTGTGAGTGTGCTGACAAGTTCTCGGGTAAGCGCACCGTGATGATGTCACACGTTAGGCGGGGCACACCGATGGTGACGTCACacgacttgtttttttctggttcGAACTGAGGCAGATATGAGACCATTGTGATCATTAGCATTCCGCTCAGCACATCaaatgtcgtgtgtgtgtgtgtgtgtgtgtgtgtgtgtgcatgcaggcGTCTACTGCGAGCAGCGGGTCTGTCTCAAGAAGGGCGGTTGCCTTGACAACGACACAAGCGCTGCCTCGCCAATGATGACCTCACGACTCCGCCTCCCACTCATATTCAGCCTGATCGCCGCTGCCGCCTTCTGACCCACACCAGGGcgacgctaaaaaaaaaaaaaaaaaaaaaaaaaaacgagcctcTGGGCAGGACTGTTGCTGACTTTGTGCCTGAGTTCAACATCCTCAAAGAAATGTGACAATAAACGTGTCATGGAATACAGTCATAACGTCACCGGACGTCCAAGTGACCTGACGATGTTTAACTTTGACTTGCGAGCAAAATTTGAGATACGAGCAATATTTGGTAACAGCGCAGCAAGCAGCAAAAAGTGCTGACAATTGCTCACAAAAGAAGCCTTGTGTGCTTTCTTTTGTCTATTGCCACTCCAAGTGAGTTTACTTGTAGCAAAGAGTCGGTaagtccactagcttaatgctaacacacaaatcATAGACGGCAGGCAAAACTACAATCGACGTTGTGGTATATAAACAACTCTTGAAACGGCACACAATTGTTTCATTGATACATTTAGGCAGCCAACACAGTAGAATGATActcgcaggcatatattctttgtcctccataaaaaaaaaaacactactcgAGCCCTggtccacacacacaaatgatttttACATGGTTCAAACCTGGCTCACCCGTAACGGTGCCCTACACACAGAGACACGAAATGAAATTCTCCAATGTGAGCACATTGCCATTGTAGACGTGACTTTGAAACTCTTCTGGCTTCTGTCGCCTTCAATCTGTTTTGTCATAATATGAGTACTCTCTCACTGatactgtacatgttaataaaaCAAAGGACAAAACAAGTAGAACGTAACACAAGTAATtattacatgaaaaaaagatttttgttgttcttcttaactagaacatttaATTCTTAGGCATCACGTCAAGCCAATTTGATTACTGTCCACTACTGtacctgaaaatgaaaaaaaagtcatgctgaATCCATCGCGTCATCACCAGCGGACGTTCCACTTCCACCAGCCGCACGTGACGTAATCAGAGCGCGACCGGCATGATGCGCCAGTGGCGGACCTTGGCGACCTTGTCGGTTGGAGCGGCCGTCGGCGCCTCGGCGAGCCGCCTATGGAGTCTtaggggggaggaggaagaggaggaggccgcTCTGCTGGCCCGGGTGCCGCTGGTTCCGGTACCGAGCGTCCACGCCTCCTCCGAATTGACGGTGCGTGCCCGTGTTGACGTCACTCGTATCCAATCGTGCAAACGTGAGCGATTTCTGCAGACTGACTCACTTAAAAATTCTCATGttagatattattattatgacttaTCGATGTGAAATATGGACGACTTTTCCAGTATGTTTTTCGTCTCCCTTCTTCAgaacgaaaacaaaaaatgaagtgTCTCAATTGTTGTAG
This sequence is a window from Hippocampus zosterae strain Florida chromosome 6, ASM2543408v3, whole genome shotgun sequence. Protein-coding genes within it:
- the ntng2a gene encoding netrin-G2 yields the protein MDSLKPLPLLLLLVMSSRCQFDTCRREAGSGWKDSACQPPPTNMKEAMQIRVDPPGITCGNPPERFCTLENPYLCSDECDASSPDLSHPPQLMGDRERGGLITYWQTVTWSNYPEPLLANITLSWNKSLEVVDDLVVSFEYGRPTSMVLEKSVDKGLTWQPYQFYADDCMETFGMPPKRVSELAPSNVTRVICTEQYSRWVGAKEEKTVVFEVGARLRVFAGPKLLNMDALYTRLQSSKALRDFFTFTNLRLRLLRPALGGTYVQRDNLLKYFYAISNIDVPARCKCNLHASRCALRDATLMCDCEHNTSGQDCQLCGAAFDSRKWMPGSFLPLPSGTANACEVSETLTKCECNGHSNRCSFMDFLNVVTCVSCKHNTRGHRCQHCRLGYYRNDNLPLDHQDVCVECDCDVAGSRSRHCAASGACQCWEGTTGRRCDQCLPGYTRREGSSGCKANVCDEATPCQNGGTCVDFLRCECADKFSGVYCEQRVCLKKGGCLDNDTSAASPMMTSRLRLPLIFSLIAAAAF